In one window of Rhinoderma darwinii isolate aRhiDar2 chromosome 7, aRhiDar2.hap1, whole genome shotgun sequence DNA:
- the LOC142658024 gene encoding uncharacterized protein LOC142658024 isoform X1 — translation MSTELNTTGLMDYKARECAWRSQMEQVFKDESPVFGFNVCKNVSELQSKYTNLLHRRMKVWWNKTFLENYIQRNLVPRGLRIQIFPSFPIIEEEFTSKWEEVCNQSSRKFMELLVDLNQKMIVSMDEEIENVQAQFFPLMSTDSMVKFKHNLDAQFVEWEKDIQDTKSKKFSRDIGDFQNNKVYRWRRNHAPGGRSRTPSISSVSSQSETEHMSLRPNFNTRPKRKMAQRQVANRKRLDVRDQSSSLKVINLSTHVFSNIDLELITKGLTFSPSAGFDIFSAVKDLHIFGRSLIFKKWFDKPVDREHFPTMEEQQALKVLEDLLDEHKTDDATGNIPVCIRTKSKKFPALSLCPAVDLFIKTVTQEFWNIPRHIKNDNLTPSERSSLKQLQKINDVVFKAADKGGNVVVWPCVMYEAEVNRQLRNKQCYKKLTFNPLLSFRSELQGRLLQAVEDNTISKELHTALSMDEPTVPTLYLLPKIHKNEKIPPGRPIISGRGSLTEGICKFIDFHLKNLVINLPSYIRDTADLLQKISGVSIDNDMLLVTIDVESLYTCIKHEDGIRAVKYFLSMSELDKSLCSFIIQMLEFVLTHNFFVFNGCFYLQLQGTAMGAACAPSYANLFLGLWERDLFSDDGNDSMARVLLWTRYIDDILVIWKGTHVDLDSFMIGLNTNDVNLKFTYKAHPSCLDFLDVKIFTDEQGFLHSDVFRKETSVNALLHSSSSHPPQTIQAVPIGQFLRIRRICSSDPLFERQADDLKDRFLERGYSKRSIKKAYQRAKRTPRDDLLFPKQKTDKLHQVRFITGYHSRWQQMREILKRYWPILLSDPTLDRFITKYPSVTARRSKNLKDHLVKSHYDQTKSKYPFGTKGPKWGCKPCGQCVACPNVEKTSTFTNASGSKTFNITHSITCTTKAVVYYAVCPCPKIYVGLTSRELKVRVREHMADIKRASGAENLENLKPVARHFKLHHSCDPSKLKVRGIDHIICGTRGGAIKQKLAQCETRWIWTLGTMFPHGLNESLSFAPFL, via the exons atgtccactg AGCTCAATACCACGGGCCTCATGGATTATAAAGCCAGGGAATGTGCCTGGCGATCCcagatggaacaggttttcaaggATGAGTCCCCAGTATTTGGTTTTAATGTTTGCAAAAATGTCAGCGAGCTTCAGAGTAAATACACAAATCTGTTACACCGCCGCATGAAAGTGTGGTGGAACAAAACCTTCCTGGAAAATTACATCCAGAGAAACCTTGTCCCAAGGGGTCTGAGAATCCAAATCTTCCCTTCCTTCCCCATTATTGAGGAGGAGTTCACGTCTAAATGGGAAGAGGTGTGCAACCAGAGCTCGAGGAAATTCATGGAGCTTCTGGTTGACCTCAACCAGAAAATGATAGTGTCAATGGACGAAGAAATAGAAAATGTCCAGGCTCAATTTTTTCCACTTATGTCCACAGACAGTATGGTCAAGTTTAAACACAACCTTGATGCACAATTTGTTGAATGGGAAAAAGACATTCAAGACACTAAATCTAAGAAATTCTCTAGAGACATCGGAGACTTCCAAAATAATAAGGTATATAGATGGAGAAGAAATCATGCCCCAGGAGGCCGTAGCCGTACTCCCTCTATTTCCTCTGTGTCCTCCCAGAGTGAAACAGAGCACATGTCCCTTAGACCCAACTTCAACACTCGCCCTAAAAGGAAAATGGCACAGAGACAAGTGGCCAATAGAAAGCGGCTAGATGTACGGGATCAGAGCAGCAGTTTGAAGGTAATTAATTTGTCAACACACGTATTTTCTAATATCGATCTAGAATTAATAACCAAAGGCTTGACGTTTTCACCAAGTGCTGGTTTTGATATATTCTCTGCAGTGAAAGACCTACACATCTTCGGCCGTTCACTcatctttaaaaaatggtttgatAAACCAGTGGACAGGGAACATTTTCCAACTATGGAGGAACAACAGGCACTTAAAGTTTTAGAGGATCTATTGGATGAGCACAAGACTGACGATGCTACAGGTAATATTCCAGTGTGCATCCGCACTAAATCCAAGAAGTTCCCTGCTCTTAGCTTATGCCCCGCTGTTGATCTGTTTATCAAAACAGTGACCCAGGAATTTTGGAACATTCCAAGGCACATTAAAAATGATAACCTAACTCCCTCAGAGAGAAGCAGCCtcaaacaattacaaaaaatcaACGATGTGGTATTCAAGGCGGCGGATAAGGGGGGAAATGTGGTGGTCTGGCCATGTGTCATGTATGAGGCAGAGGTGAATCGACAGTTGAGGAATAAACAATGTTACAAGAAAttaacttttaaccccttgctgtcctTTAGATCAGAGTTACAGGGCAGACTTCTGCAGGCAGTAGAAGATAACACCATCTCCAAAGAACTACATACGGCACTTTCAATGGATGAGCCAACCGTACCAACCCTATATCTACTACCCAAGATCCACAAAAATGAAAAGATCCCACCAGGAAGGCCCATTATTTCAGGTAGGGGCAGCCTCACGGAGGGGATTTGTAAATTCATTGATTTCCATCTCAAAAACCTTGTAATTAATTTACCATCATACATTCGTGATACGGCCGACTTGCTGCAGAAGATCAGCGGTGTCAGCATTGACAATGATATGCTCCTTGTGACCATTGATGTGGAATCCCTATACACATGCATTAAGCATGAAGACGGGATAAGGGCAGTCAAATATTTTCTATCTATGTCAGAATTGGACAAATCACTCTGCTCATTCATCATTCAGATGCTTGAGTTTGTCCTAACACACAACTTTTTTGTATTCAATGGttgtttctacctacagctccagggaacagccatgggggcagcatgtgcaccatcgtatgcaaacctgttcctggggctgtgggaaagaGATCTCTTTTCAGATGACGGGAATGACTCAATGGCACGGGTCCTTCTTTGGAcccgttacattgatgacattctggtcatctggaagggcacacatgTGGATCTTGACTCATTTATGATTGGGTTGAATACAAACGATGTAAATTTAAAATTTACGTATAAAGCACATCCCAGTTGTCTGGATTTCTTGGATGTCAAAATTTTCACGGATGAACAGGGTTTCCTGCATAGCGATGTTTTTCGCAAGGAAACTTCTGTGAATGCATTACTACATTCTTCTTCATCTCATCCCCCGCAGACCATCCAAGCGGTTCCCATCGGGCAATTTTTGCGAATAAGGAGAATATGCTCCTCTGATCCATTATTTGAAAGACAGGCAGATGATCTCAAAGACCGATTTTTGGAACGGGGTTACAGCAAGAGATCCATTAAAAAAGCCTACCAAAGGGCAAAGCGCACACCGAGAGATGACCTGCTGTTTCCTAAGCAAAAGACAGATAAACTCCATCAGGTGAGATTCATCACTGGATATCACTCACGATGGCAACAGATGAGAGAAATCCTAAAGAGGTACTGGCCGATCTTACTATCTGATCCCACTTTGGATAGGTTCATTACGAAATATCCTAGTGTTACAGCTAGACGATCCAAAAATCTAAAAGATCATCTAGTCAAAAGTCATTATGATCAAACAAAATCAAAATACCCatttgggaccaagggtccaaaatggggttgtAAGCCTTGTGGACAATGTGTCGCGTGCCCCAATGTAGAAAAAACAAGCACCTTCACTAATGCCTCAGGTAGTAAGACCTTCAACATAACTCACTCCATCACATGTACCACCAAAGCTGTTGTGTACTATGCAGTTTGTCCTTGTCCAAAAATTTATGTCGGTCTCACTTCCAGGGAGCTAAAGGTCCGTGTACGAGAACATATGGCCGACATTAAGCGGGCATCAGGGGCAGAGAATTTGGAgaacttgaaacctgtggctcggCATTTTAAATTGCATCACTCCTGCGACCCCTCAAAATTAAAGGTGAGGGGAATTGACCATATAATTTGTGGCACGAGAGGTGGGGCCATTAAACAAAAGCTTGCACAATGCGAGACTCGCTGGATCTGGACtcttgggacaatgtttccacatggaCTTAATGAATCTCTGAGCTTCGCTCCGTTTTTGTAG
- the LOC142658024 gene encoding uncharacterized protein LOC142658024 isoform X4, producing the protein MSTELNTTGLMDYKARECAWRSQMEQVFKDESPVFGFNVCKNVSELQSKYTNLLHRRMKVWWNKTFLENYIQRNLVPRGLRIQIFPSFPIIEEEFTSKWEEVCNQSSRKFMELLVDLNQKMIVSMDEEIENVQAQFFPLMSTDSMVKFKHNLDAQFVEWEKDIQDTKSKKFSRDIGDFQNNKVYRWRRNHAPGGRSRTPSISSVSSQSETEHMSLRPNFNTRPKRKMAQRQVANRKRLDVRDQSSSLKVINLSTHVFSNIDLELITKGLTFSPSAGFDIFSAVKDLHIFGRSLIFKKWFDKPVDREHFPTMEEQQALKVLEDLLDEHKTDDATGNIPVCIRTKSKKFPALSLCPAVDLFIKTVTQEFWNIPRHIKNDNLTPSERSSLKQLQKINDVVFKAADKGGNVVVWPCVMYEAEVNRQLRNKQCYKKLTFNPLLSFRSELQGRLLQAVEDNTISKELHTALSMDEPTVPTLYLLPKIHKNEKIPPGRPIISDHPSGSHRAIFANKENMLL; encoded by the exons atgtccactg AGCTCAATACCACGGGCCTCATGGATTATAAAGCCAGGGAATGTGCCTGGCGATCCcagatggaacaggttttcaaggATGAGTCCCCAGTATTTGGTTTTAATGTTTGCAAAAATGTCAGCGAGCTTCAGAGTAAATACACAAATCTGTTACACCGCCGCATGAAAGTGTGGTGGAACAAAACCTTCCTGGAAAATTACATCCAGAGAAACCTTGTCCCAAGGGGTCTGAGAATCCAAATCTTCCCTTCCTTCCCCATTATTGAGGAGGAGTTCACGTCTAAATGGGAAGAGGTGTGCAACCAGAGCTCGAGGAAATTCATGGAGCTTCTGGTTGACCTCAACCAGAAAATGATAGTGTCAATGGACGAAGAAATAGAAAATGTCCAGGCTCAATTTTTTCCACTTATGTCCACAGACAGTATGGTCAAGTTTAAACACAACCTTGATGCACAATTTGTTGAATGGGAAAAAGACATTCAAGACACTAAATCTAAGAAATTCTCTAGAGACATCGGAGACTTCCAAAATAATAAGGTATATAGATGGAGAAGAAATCATGCCCCAGGAGGCCGTAGCCGTACTCCCTCTATTTCCTCTGTGTCCTCCCAGAGTGAAACAGAGCACATGTCCCTTAGACCCAACTTCAACACTCGCCCTAAAAGGAAAATGGCACAGAGACAAGTGGCCAATAGAAAGCGGCTAGATGTACGGGATCAGAGCAGCAGTTTGAAGGTAATTAATTTGTCAACACACGTATTTTCTAATATCGATCTAGAATTAATAACCAAAGGCTTGACGTTTTCACCAAGTGCTGGTTTTGATATATTCTCTGCAGTGAAAGACCTACACATCTTCGGCCGTTCACTcatctttaaaaaatggtttgatAAACCAGTGGACAGGGAACATTTTCCAACTATGGAGGAACAACAGGCACTTAAAGTTTTAGAGGATCTATTGGATGAGCACAAGACTGACGATGCTACAGGTAATATTCCAGTGTGCATCCGCACTAAATCCAAGAAGTTCCCTGCTCTTAGCTTATGCCCCGCTGTTGATCTGTTTATCAAAACAGTGACCCAGGAATTTTGGAACATTCCAAGGCACATTAAAAATGATAACCTAACTCCCTCAGAGAGAAGCAGCCtcaaacaattacaaaaaatcaACGATGTGGTATTCAAGGCGGCGGATAAGGGGGGAAATGTGGTGGTCTGGCCATGTGTCATGTATGAGGCAGAGGTGAATCGACAGTTGAGGAATAAACAATGTTACAAGAAAttaacttttaaccccttgctgtcctTTAGATCAGAGTTACAGGGCAGACTTCTGCAGGCAGTAGAAGATAACACCATCTCCAAAGAACTACATACGGCACTTTCAATGGATGAGCCAACCGTACCAACCCTATATCTACTACCCAAGATCCACAAAAATGAAAAGATCCCACCAGGAAGGCCCATTATTTCAG ACCATCCAAGCGGTTCCCATCGGGCAATTTTTGCGAATAAGGAGAATATGCTCCTCTGA
- the LOC142658024 gene encoding uncharacterized protein LOC142658024 isoform X2 produces MSTELNTTGLMDYKARECAWRSQMEQVFKDESPVFGFNVCKNVSELQSKYTNLLHRRMKVWWNKTFLENYIQRNLVPRGLRIQIFPSFPIIEEEFTSKWEEVCNQSSRKFMELLVDLNQKMIVSMDEEIENVQAQFFPLMSTDSMVKFKHNLDAQFVEWEKDIQDTKSKKFSRDIGDFQNNKVYRWRRNHAPGGRSRTPSISSVSSQSETEHMSLRPNFNTRPKRKMAQRQVANRKRLDVRDQSSSLKVINLSTHVFSNIDLELITKGLTFSPSAGFDIFSAVKDLHIFGRSLIFKKWFDKPVDREHFPTMEEQQALKVLEDLLDEHKTDDATGNIPVCIRTKSKKFPALSLCPAVDLFIKTVTQEFWNIPRHIKNDNLTPSERSSLKQLQKINDVVFKAADKGGNVVVWPCVMYEAEVNRQLRNKQCYKKLTFNPLLSFRSELQGRLLQAVEDNTISKELHTALSMDEPTVPTLYLLPKIHKNEKIPPGRPIISGRGSLTEGICKFIDFHLKNLVINLPSYIRDTADLLQKISGVSIDNDMLLVTIDVESLYTCIKHEDGIRAVKYFLSMSELDKSLCSFIIQMLEFVLTHNFFVFNGCFYLQLQGTAMGAACAPSYANLFLGLWERDLFSDDGNDSMARVLLWTRYIDDILVIWKGTHVDLDSFMIGLNTNDVNLKFTYKAHPSCLDFLDVKIFTDEQGFLHSDVFRKETSVNALLHSSSSHPPQTIQAVPIGQFLRIRRICSSDPLFERQADDLKDRFLERGYSKRSIKKAYQRAKRTPRDDLLFPKQKTDKLHQVRFITGYHSRWQQMREILKRYWPILLSDPTLDRFITKYPSVTARRSKNLKDHLVKSHYDQTKSKYPFGTKGPKWGCKPCGQCVACPNVEKTSTFTNASGSKTFNITHSITCTTKAVVYYAVCPCPKIYVGLTSRELKVRVREHMADIKRASGAENLENLKPVARHFKLHHSCDPSKLKSHGIIHSDHQRRLSIGPQ; encoded by the exons atgtccactg AGCTCAATACCACGGGCCTCATGGATTATAAAGCCAGGGAATGTGCCTGGCGATCCcagatggaacaggttttcaaggATGAGTCCCCAGTATTTGGTTTTAATGTTTGCAAAAATGTCAGCGAGCTTCAGAGTAAATACACAAATCTGTTACACCGCCGCATGAAAGTGTGGTGGAACAAAACCTTCCTGGAAAATTACATCCAGAGAAACCTTGTCCCAAGGGGTCTGAGAATCCAAATCTTCCCTTCCTTCCCCATTATTGAGGAGGAGTTCACGTCTAAATGGGAAGAGGTGTGCAACCAGAGCTCGAGGAAATTCATGGAGCTTCTGGTTGACCTCAACCAGAAAATGATAGTGTCAATGGACGAAGAAATAGAAAATGTCCAGGCTCAATTTTTTCCACTTATGTCCACAGACAGTATGGTCAAGTTTAAACACAACCTTGATGCACAATTTGTTGAATGGGAAAAAGACATTCAAGACACTAAATCTAAGAAATTCTCTAGAGACATCGGAGACTTCCAAAATAATAAGGTATATAGATGGAGAAGAAATCATGCCCCAGGAGGCCGTAGCCGTACTCCCTCTATTTCCTCTGTGTCCTCCCAGAGTGAAACAGAGCACATGTCCCTTAGACCCAACTTCAACACTCGCCCTAAAAGGAAAATGGCACAGAGACAAGTGGCCAATAGAAAGCGGCTAGATGTACGGGATCAGAGCAGCAGTTTGAAGGTAATTAATTTGTCAACACACGTATTTTCTAATATCGATCTAGAATTAATAACCAAAGGCTTGACGTTTTCACCAAGTGCTGGTTTTGATATATTCTCTGCAGTGAAAGACCTACACATCTTCGGCCGTTCACTcatctttaaaaaatggtttgatAAACCAGTGGACAGGGAACATTTTCCAACTATGGAGGAACAACAGGCACTTAAAGTTTTAGAGGATCTATTGGATGAGCACAAGACTGACGATGCTACAGGTAATATTCCAGTGTGCATCCGCACTAAATCCAAGAAGTTCCCTGCTCTTAGCTTATGCCCCGCTGTTGATCTGTTTATCAAAACAGTGACCCAGGAATTTTGGAACATTCCAAGGCACATTAAAAATGATAACCTAACTCCCTCAGAGAGAAGCAGCCtcaaacaattacaaaaaatcaACGATGTGGTATTCAAGGCGGCGGATAAGGGGGGAAATGTGGTGGTCTGGCCATGTGTCATGTATGAGGCAGAGGTGAATCGACAGTTGAGGAATAAACAATGTTACAAGAAAttaacttttaaccccttgctgtcctTTAGATCAGAGTTACAGGGCAGACTTCTGCAGGCAGTAGAAGATAACACCATCTCCAAAGAACTACATACGGCACTTTCAATGGATGAGCCAACCGTACCAACCCTATATCTACTACCCAAGATCCACAAAAATGAAAAGATCCCACCAGGAAGGCCCATTATTTCAGGTAGGGGCAGCCTCACGGAGGGGATTTGTAAATTCATTGATTTCCATCTCAAAAACCTTGTAATTAATTTACCATCATACATTCGTGATACGGCCGACTTGCTGCAGAAGATCAGCGGTGTCAGCATTGACAATGATATGCTCCTTGTGACCATTGATGTGGAATCCCTATACACATGCATTAAGCATGAAGACGGGATAAGGGCAGTCAAATATTTTCTATCTATGTCAGAATTGGACAAATCACTCTGCTCATTCATCATTCAGATGCTTGAGTTTGTCCTAACACACAACTTTTTTGTATTCAATGGttgtttctacctacagctccagggaacagccatgggggcagcatgtgcaccatcgtatgcaaacctgttcctggggctgtgggaaagaGATCTCTTTTCAGATGACGGGAATGACTCAATGGCACGGGTCCTTCTTTGGAcccgttacattgatgacattctggtcatctggaagggcacacatgTGGATCTTGACTCATTTATGATTGGGTTGAATACAAACGATGTAAATTTAAAATTTACGTATAAAGCACATCCCAGTTGTCTGGATTTCTTGGATGTCAAAATTTTCACGGATGAACAGGGTTTCCTGCATAGCGATGTTTTTCGCAAGGAAACTTCTGTGAATGCATTACTACATTCTTCTTCATCTCATCCCCCGCAGACCATCCAAGCGGTTCCCATCGGGCAATTTTTGCGAATAAGGAGAATATGCTCCTCTGATCCATTATTTGAAAGACAGGCAGATGATCTCAAAGACCGATTTTTGGAACGGGGTTACAGCAAGAGATCCATTAAAAAAGCCTACCAAAGGGCAAAGCGCACACCGAGAGATGACCTGCTGTTTCCTAAGCAAAAGACAGATAAACTCCATCAGGTGAGATTCATCACTGGATATCACTCACGATGGCAACAGATGAGAGAAATCCTAAAGAGGTACTGGCCGATCTTACTATCTGATCCCACTTTGGATAGGTTCATTACGAAATATCCTAGTGTTACAGCTAGACGATCCAAAAATCTAAAAGATCATCTAGTCAAAAGTCATTATGATCAAACAAAATCAAAATACCCatttgggaccaagggtccaaaatggggttgtAAGCCTTGTGGACAATGTGTCGCGTGCCCCAATGTAGAAAAAACAAGCACCTTCACTAATGCCTCAGGTAGTAAGACCTTCAACATAACTCACTCCATCACATGTACCACCAAAGCTGTTGTGTACTATGCAGTTTGTCCTTGTCCAAAAATTTATGTCGGTCTCACTTCCAGGGAGCTAAAGGTCCGTGTACGAGAACATATGGCCGACATTAAGCGGGCATCAGGGGCAGAGAATTTGGAgaacttgaaacctgtggctcggCATTTTAAATTGCATCACTCCTGCGACCCCTCAAAATTAAAG AGCCATGGTATCATTCACAGTGATCATCAGAGGAGGCTATCGATTGGACCACAGTGA
- the LOC142658024 gene encoding uncharacterized protein LOC142658024 isoform X3 — translation MSTELNTTGLMDYKARECAWRSQMEQVFKDESPVFGFNVCKNVSELQSKYTNLLHRRMKVWWNKTFLENYIQRNLVPRGLRIQIFPSFPIIEEEFTSKWEEVCNQSSRKFMELLVDLNQKMIVSMDEEIENVQAQFFPLMSTDSMVKFKHNLDAQFVEWEKDIQDTKSKKFSRDIGDFQNNKVYRWRRNHAPGGRSRTPSISSVSSQSETEHMSLRPNFNTRPKRKMAQRQVANRKRLDVRDQSSSLKVINLSTHVFSNIDLELITKGLTFSPSAGFDIFSAVKDLHIFGRSLIFKKWFDKPVDREHFPTMEEQQALKVLEDLLDEHKTDDATGNIPVCIRTKSKKFPALSLCPAVDLFIKTVTQEFWNIPRHIKNDNLTPSERSSLKQLQKINDVVFKAADKGGNVVVWPCVMYEAEVNRQLRNKQCYKKLTFNPLLSFRSELQGRLLQAVEDNTISKELHTALSMDEPTVPTLYLLPKIHKNEKIPPGRPIISGRGSLTEGICKFIDFHLKNLVINLPSYIRDTADLLQKISGVSIDNDMLLVTIDVESLYTCIKHEDGIRAVKYFLSMSELDKSLCSFIIQMLEFVLTHNFFVFNGCFYLQLQGTAMGAACAPSYANLFLGLWERDLFSDDGNDSMARVLLWTRYIDDILVIWKGTHVDLDSFMIGLNTNDVNLKFTYKAHPSCLDFLDVKIFTDEQGFLHSDVFRKETSVNALLHSSSSHPPQTIQAVPIGQFLRIRRICSSDPLFERQADDLKDRFLERGYSKRSIKKAYQRAKRTPRDDLLFPKQKTDKLHQGAKGPCTRTYGRH, via the exons atgtccactg AGCTCAATACCACGGGCCTCATGGATTATAAAGCCAGGGAATGTGCCTGGCGATCCcagatggaacaggttttcaaggATGAGTCCCCAGTATTTGGTTTTAATGTTTGCAAAAATGTCAGCGAGCTTCAGAGTAAATACACAAATCTGTTACACCGCCGCATGAAAGTGTGGTGGAACAAAACCTTCCTGGAAAATTACATCCAGAGAAACCTTGTCCCAAGGGGTCTGAGAATCCAAATCTTCCCTTCCTTCCCCATTATTGAGGAGGAGTTCACGTCTAAATGGGAAGAGGTGTGCAACCAGAGCTCGAGGAAATTCATGGAGCTTCTGGTTGACCTCAACCAGAAAATGATAGTGTCAATGGACGAAGAAATAGAAAATGTCCAGGCTCAATTTTTTCCACTTATGTCCACAGACAGTATGGTCAAGTTTAAACACAACCTTGATGCACAATTTGTTGAATGGGAAAAAGACATTCAAGACACTAAATCTAAGAAATTCTCTAGAGACATCGGAGACTTCCAAAATAATAAGGTATATAGATGGAGAAGAAATCATGCCCCAGGAGGCCGTAGCCGTACTCCCTCTATTTCCTCTGTGTCCTCCCAGAGTGAAACAGAGCACATGTCCCTTAGACCCAACTTCAACACTCGCCCTAAAAGGAAAATGGCACAGAGACAAGTGGCCAATAGAAAGCGGCTAGATGTACGGGATCAGAGCAGCAGTTTGAAGGTAATTAATTTGTCAACACACGTATTTTCTAATATCGATCTAGAATTAATAACCAAAGGCTTGACGTTTTCACCAAGTGCTGGTTTTGATATATTCTCTGCAGTGAAAGACCTACACATCTTCGGCCGTTCACTcatctttaaaaaatggtttgatAAACCAGTGGACAGGGAACATTTTCCAACTATGGAGGAACAACAGGCACTTAAAGTTTTAGAGGATCTATTGGATGAGCACAAGACTGACGATGCTACAGGTAATATTCCAGTGTGCATCCGCACTAAATCCAAGAAGTTCCCTGCTCTTAGCTTATGCCCCGCTGTTGATCTGTTTATCAAAACAGTGACCCAGGAATTTTGGAACATTCCAAGGCACATTAAAAATGATAACCTAACTCCCTCAGAGAGAAGCAGCCtcaaacaattacaaaaaatcaACGATGTGGTATTCAAGGCGGCGGATAAGGGGGGAAATGTGGTGGTCTGGCCATGTGTCATGTATGAGGCAGAGGTGAATCGACAGTTGAGGAATAAACAATGTTACAAGAAAttaacttttaaccccttgctgtcctTTAGATCAGAGTTACAGGGCAGACTTCTGCAGGCAGTAGAAGATAACACCATCTCCAAAGAACTACATACGGCACTTTCAATGGATGAGCCAACCGTACCAACCCTATATCTACTACCCAAGATCCACAAAAATGAAAAGATCCCACCAGGAAGGCCCATTATTTCAGGTAGGGGCAGCCTCACGGAGGGGATTTGTAAATTCATTGATTTCCATCTCAAAAACCTTGTAATTAATTTACCATCATACATTCGTGATACGGCCGACTTGCTGCAGAAGATCAGCGGTGTCAGCATTGACAATGATATGCTCCTTGTGACCATTGATGTGGAATCCCTATACACATGCATTAAGCATGAAGACGGGATAAGGGCAGTCAAATATTTTCTATCTATGTCAGAATTGGACAAATCACTCTGCTCATTCATCATTCAGATGCTTGAGTTTGTCCTAACACACAACTTTTTTGTATTCAATGGttgtttctacctacagctccagggaacagccatgggggcagcatgtgcaccatcgtatgcaaacctgttcctggggctgtgggaaagaGATCTCTTTTCAGATGACGGGAATGACTCAATGGCACGGGTCCTTCTTTGGAcccgttacattgatgacattctggtcatctggaagggcacacatgTGGATCTTGACTCATTTATGATTGGGTTGAATACAAACGATGTAAATTTAAAATTTACGTATAAAGCACATCCCAGTTGTCTGGATTTCTTGGATGTCAAAATTTTCACGGATGAACAGGGTTTCCTGCATAGCGATGTTTTTCGCAAGGAAACTTCTGTGAATGCATTACTACATTCTTCTTCATCTCATCCCCCGCAGACCATCCAAGCGGTTCCCATCGGGCAATTTTTGCGAATAAGGAGAATATGCTCCTCTGATCCATTATTTGAAAGACAGGCAGATGATCTCAAAGACCGATTTTTGGAACGGGGTTACAGCAAGAGATCCATTAAAAAAGCCTACCAAAGGGCAAAGCGCACACCGAGAGATGACCTGCTGTTTCCTAAGCAAAAGACAGATAAACTCCATCAG GGAGCTAAAGGTCCGTGTACGAGAACATATGGCCGACATTAA